The following proteins come from a genomic window of Sardina pilchardus chromosome 1, fSarPil1.1, whole genome shotgun sequence:
- the atf4a gene encoding cyclic AMP-dependent transcription factor ATF-4 translates to MSSLSSQLAMVDAGSLFLGPSLLMDDPLGPLLDDEEEPLSEGCASPHSFSSYADSSSSSSPFPCLSPPHSPPALLGSKADLLPSLPWLSADELLNAHIDVENSKEDAFSGMDWMSEKIDLNDLDLETLIGSYESPSSPEELLASLESHMDLGLDPLPFPDASAPSDLALSLLPEDPIPPVTIPLPEPEVVATVPEPAALEIEIKSEPASPLPATYTLELGSEVDISELEKVVSPVVAAVTPDALQAPSIVLSLSPAHIVVVLASPKEELSSMLSSCEEQSDSDSGIGSVVGSPPRQASPPPSPRPGGSSRTKPYSKPDPDTADSPVGGKVKTVSGAPKVVEKKLKKMEQNKTAATRYRQKKRVEQDQLHSECTDLENRNRELAEKADSISREIQYLRDLLEEVRSAKTRKPKGSTA, encoded by the exons ATGTCGTCTCTGAGCTCGCAACTGGCGATGGTGGACGCGGGGTCCCTGTTCTTGGGGCCCTCGCTTCTGATGGATGACCCTCTTGGGCCCCTTCTGGACGATGAAGAGGAACCTCTGTCAGAGGGGTGTGCTTCaccccactctttctcttcctatgctgactcttcctcctcctcctctcctttcccctgtctctctccccctcactcccctCCAGCCCTACTGGGATCCAAGGCCGACCTGCTTCCTTCTCTGCCGTGGCTTTCAGCCGATGAGCTGCTGAATGCTCACATAGACGTAGAGAATAGCAAAG AGGATGCTTTCTCTGGAATGGACTGGATGTCTGAGAAGATCGACCTCAACGACCTGGACCTGGAAACGCTCATTGGGTCCTACGAGTCACCCAGTTCTCCGGAGGAGCTCCTGGCCTCCCTGGAGTCCCACATGGATCTGGGCTTGGATCCGCTGCCCTTCCCCGACGCCTCCGCCCCCAGCGACCTGGCTCTTTCCCTGCTCCCCGAAGACCCCATTCCTCCCGTCACTATCCCCCTCCCAGAACCAGAAGTAGTAGCCACCGTTCCTGAGCCTGCTGCCCTGGAAATCGAGATCAAGTCGGAGCCCGCCTCTCCCCTGCCGGCCACTTACACCCTTGAGTTGGGGAGCGAGGTCGATATCTCGGAGCTGGAGAAGGTGGTGTCCCCGGTGGTGGCTGCCGTGACCCCTGATGCCCTTCAGGCCCCCAGtatcgtcctctccctctctccagcccaCATCGTAGTGGTTCTGGCCAGCCCCAAGGAGGAGCTTAGCTCCATGCTCAGCTCTTGCGAGGAGCAGTCAGACAGCGACAGCGGCATCGGCTCAGTCGTCGGTTCCCCTCCTCGCCAGGCGAGCCCACCCCCCTCTCCGAGGCCCGGCGGTTCCTCCAGAACGAAGCCCTATTCCAAGCCGGACCCAGACACCGCCGACTCTCCCGTCGGCGGCAAGGTGAAGACCGTGTCCGGGGCGCCCAAGGTGGTGGAGAAGAAGCTGAAGAAGATGGAGCAGAACAAGACCGCTGCCACCCGCTACCGGCAGAAGAAGCGCGTCGAGCAGGACCAGCTCCACTCCGAGTGCACGGACCTGGAGAACCGCAACCGTGAGCTGGCGGAGAAGGCCGACTCGATCAGCCGTGAGATCCAGTACCTGAGAGACCTGCTCGAAGAGGTGCGCTCTGCCAAGACCCGCAAGCCCAAGGGCAGCACGGCCTAG
- the LOC134079892 gene encoding uncharacterized protein LOC134079892 has protein sequence MDRRPVPAPRTRRQVTAVNQPQSTPTSPVSNSPRTSEATAGNQPQSAPTSPVSNSPSTSKPSNGPKPPVPPKKIQVVKDSTELNKDVSAISISDSCSFITKAAGLRYHRPPPPPPSKAEPLTRKETTDEYKPTVEPKHVEPDELHIREKVHHQKFNLSPVSPNNGEHPLKGFSYLAPFPSPDIQYTKEADMKVTQDPGAKSGLQVKRFPDPDNDNSSVNKKSHNQEGPYNMDNNELMQWWNSVEPWEELTSDHLLSKDIEARTFNNTVEKIQKSLHVYGALLTDRGESLQNHVTELQTLADSIDKTSQKVKIAAITGATGAVGGAAAVAAVVGIVLSPITLGASLAVTAAAVGVGVAATGAATGASAAIASKVTNTQDRRKVEKILQDYTSEMADIERCLAFIQAGTEHLRRHDLSTLKGVDADAVKVAKVMEVAGGTSGALGATSRSAGIIEGFATGMDLLFSKKDEQKLKRGKESKFAKKIRTVAVELQSQLGECFKFKSMLEERRNSVPAVNRDME, from the exons ATGGATCGT CGACCTGTTCCAGCACCAAGGACACGCCGGCAAGTAACCGCGGTCAACCAACCACAGAGTACCCCGACCTCCCCTGTCTCCAATTCTCCCCGCACGTCAGAG GCCACTGCAGGCAACCAACCACAGAGTGCCCCGACCTCACCTGTCTCCAATTCTCCGAGCACGTCAAAG CCCAGTAACGGTCCCAAGCCCCCAGTTCCACCCAAGAAAATCCAAGTTGTGAAAGATTCAACTGAGCTGAACAAGGACGTGTCAGCCATCAGCATCTCAGACAGCTGCTCTTTTATCACCAAGGCAGCG GGTTTGCGCTATCATcgacctcctccccctccaccctcaaaAGCAGAGCCTCTAACCAGGAAAGAAACTACTGATGAATACAAG CCCACTGTGGAACCCAAGCATGTTGAACCAGATGAGCTTCATATCCGTGagaag GTCCATCACCAGAAATTCAATCTCTCACCAGTTTCTCCTAATAACGGAGAGCATCCTCTGAAAGGATTTAGCTACCTTGCACCATTTCCCTCTCCTGACATCCAATATACCAAGGAGGCTGATATGAAG gtcaCACAAGATCCAGGAGCGAAGTCTGGTCTTCAGGTGAAAAGATTTCCAGATCCTGACAATGACAACAGTTCTGTCAACAAGAAAAGCCACAATCAAGAAGGCCCTTACAACATG GATAACAACGAGCTGATGCAGTGGTGGAACTCTGTAGAAC CATGGGAAGAGCTGACAAGTGATCATCTGTTGTCAAAAGATATAGAGGCCCG CACATTCAACAACACAGTGGAAAAGATCCAGAAGTCCTTGCATGTGTATGGCGCTCTTCTGACCGACCGCGGTGAGTCTCTTCAGAACCACGTCACCGAACTTCAGACTCTTGCTGACAGCATCGACAAGACCTCTCAGAAGGTGAAAATCGCCGCCATCACCGGTGCCACCGGAGCGGTCGGAGGTGCGGCGGCCGTGGCCGCCGTGGTCGGAATCGTGCTCTCTCCCATCACCTTGGGAGCGTCCCTGGCGGTGACGGCGGCTGCCGTCGGAGTCGGCGTGGCTGCGACCGGCGCGGCCACCGGGGCCTCGGCCGCCATCGCCAGCAAAGTCACCAACACCCAGGACCGGAGGAAAGTGGAGAAGATCCTGCAGGACTACACGAGCGAGATGGCTGACATCGAGCGCTGCCTGGCCTTCATCCAGGCGGGGACCGAGCACCTGAGGAGACACGACCTCTCCACCTTGAAAGGCGTCGACGCGGATGCCGTGAAGGTGGCCAAGGTCATGGAGGTGGCCGGGGGGACCAGTGGAGCTCTGGGGGCCACTAGCCGCTCCGCTGGCATCATCGAGGGGTTCGCAACGGGCATGGACCTGCTCTTCTCTAAAAAAGATGAGCAGAAATTGAAGAGAGGCAAGGAGTCCAAATTTGCCAAAAAGATACGCACGGTTGCCGTTGAACTCCAAAGTCAGCTGGGAGAGTGTTTTAAGTTTAAAAGCATGCTGGAGGAAAGGAGAAACAGCGTGCCTGCTGTAAacagagacatggagtga
- the LOC134093798 gene encoding apolipoprotein L domain-containing protein 1-like — MAGRGWAAPPPLPSYQNVWSGGDQPPSYEEALQETETQPLQAAAPPVASGLNPLYPPVPAYQPPVAYPPAPAYQPPGPYPRAPGYQPPGAYPPAPGYQTPGAHAPVPGYQPPGANSLPRPQRRESLEAQRVMSNEELMSWWRTVKPWEKMAQSPDTEPRMLAKKVHRVQRAVQLFRLLMSTHGVTLQNHIAEMDRTADQISKAYSTLKAAGATGGATRAVGSAAAITGIVLAPFTMGASLAITAVGVGVVAAGGLTKASIKNKVAINHDRRALDALVQDYRKKLEDMESCLRFIYTGMERVGRNNLSILKGVDMDSRQVSSLLQLSGEVAQGLGAAGKSSDLLRGFAGGIGTFYSKKDNRLLKKGKENKFGKTLRKVAGRLQTTQDELSRVADSLGRF, encoded by the exons ATGGCAGGG AGAGGATGGGCAGCGCCACCGCCCCTACCGTCCTATCAGAATGTTTGGAGTGGGGGGGACCAGCCTCCGAGCTACGAGGAAGCTCTCCAGGAGACAGAAACCCAACCTCTACAG GCTGCAGCCCCACCAGTTGCCTCTGGCCTCAACCCACTTTATCCTCCCGTACCTGCCTATCAACCACCTGTGGCCTATCCCCCCGCACCTGCCTATCAACCACCTGGGCCCTATCCCCGCGCACCTGGCTATCAACCACCTGGGGCCTATCCTCCCGCACCTGGATATCAAACACCTGGAGCCCATGCCCCTGTACCTGGCTATCAACCACCTGGGGCCAACTCACTCCCAAGACCCCAAAGAAGAGAATCGCTTGAAGCTCAACGTGTCATG AGTAATGAGGAACTCATGTCGTGGTGGAGAACTGTGAAAC CGTGGGAGAAAATGGCACAGTCCCCAGACACAGAGCCTAG AATGTTGGCTAAGAAAGTCCACCGTGTCCAGCGAGCTGTTCAGCTGTTCAGGCTCCTCATGTCCACCCACGGAGTGACCCTGCAGAATCACATCGCCGAGATGGACAGGACCGCCGACCAGATCAGCAAGGCCTACAGCACGCTGAAGGCAGCGGGCGCCACCGGCGGCGCCACGAGGGCCGTGGGCAGTGCTGCGGCCATAACGGGCATCGTGCTGGCCCCCTTCACCATGGGCGCCTCGCTGGCCATCACGGCGGTGGGCGTAGGGGTGGTGGCGGCGGGCGGCCTCACCAAGGCGTCCATCAAGAACAAGGTGGCCATCAACCACGACAGAAGGGCGCTGGACGCCCTGGTGCAGGACTACCGCAAGAAGCTGGAGGACATGGAGAGCTGCCTCCGCTTCATCTACACGGGGATGGAGCGCGTCGGACGGAACAACCTCTCCATCTTGAAAGGCGTCGACATGGACTCCAGGCAGGTGTCCAGCTTGCTGCAGCTGTCCGGAGAGGTGGCCCAGGGGCTGGGCGCGGCGGGCAAGTCGTCTGACCTCCTCCGAGGGTTCGCGGGGGGCATCGGCACCTTCTACAGCAAGAAGGATAACCGGCTCCTGAAGAAGGGCAAGGAGAACAAGTTTGGCAAAACGCTACGCAAGGTGGCAGGACGACTCCAAACCACACAAGACGAGCTGAGTCGCGTTGCAGATTCACTTGGCAGGTTTTGA